From Pelagibacterium flavum:
GGCGCACTGCCAAAACGTACCGCCTGGGGCTCAGGTACGCTGCCATTGCCGTGGAATGCAACGATCATCGGGGCGCCTTCCAGCGGAGGCTTGAAATAGGCTTTGAGCCTTTCGCCATCGGCGGTCTCGAGCGTTACGCGTTCGAAATCGGGACCAACCATGGCGGCAAAGGGCAGCGCGTTTACAAAGCGGCGGGGGAAGACCATCTCGCGCTGGAAGGTGTAGGCAACAGCCACAACCAGCAGGTAGAGGATCAGGGAGGCAAGCACGAGGCCGCCGACAAGGCGCAGGGTCGTCTGGTTCATCCAGCCTTCAATCAAGATATCGATCATACCGGTCGCGCCCCCGGACGCTCAAAATCGACACAAGAGAGGTTTCTGGCAAGTGTGGTTGCGATGTTTGACGCAATCGTGACCGATCCGTTGCCAAACCGTCACAAGGGGCTGCGCTCGTGGTCGCCGACCATCAGGACGATCTTGCCGTAGTGGTCGGGCGCTTCCATGGCGCGGTGGGCGTCGGCGGCGCTTTCGAGGGGGAAGGTCATGATGTGGGGGGGAATGATCGTGCCTGCTTCGATGGCCGGCCAGATCCTGGCCCGGAGCGCCTGGGCAAACCGGGCCTTGGTCGCTGCCGATTGGGGGCGCAGGGTCGATCCCGACACGGTAAGGGCGTTCATCAGAATCAGGCCGAGATTGATTTCCGCCTTCGCGCCGCCCCTTATCGCCAGTTGAATGATGTGGCCACCATAGGCGCAGGCCTTTAGATTGCGGTTGGCATAGTCGCCGCCGATGATGTCGATGACGATGTCGGCGCCCCGGCCTTCCGTCAGGGCTCTGGTGCGCTCGACGAAATCCTCGCTGGTGTAATCGATGGTATGGGCTGCGCCCATGGCGCGGGCGTACTCGGCCTTTTGCCCGCTCGAGATCGTTGCGATGGCCGTCGCGCCGAAAAGGCGGCACAGCTGGATGGCACTGGCGCCGATACCGCCCGAGCCGCCATGAACGAGGACGGTCTGACCGGTTGTCAGTCCAGCCCGTTCAATAAGTGTCTGTTGCAGGGTGAAAAAGGTCTCGGGCAACGTTGCCGCTTCGATGTGCGACCAATTCTTGGGTTTGGGCAGCACCTGTCCGGCGGGCACGGCGACATAGGCGGCATAGCCGCCACCGTTGCACAGCGCCACAACCTCATCGCCGGGCGCAAAGCGCGTTTCGCCCTCGCCCAGCGCCGCGATGATGCCGGAGACCTCAAGGCCGGGGAGCGGTGAAGAATCTGCGGGGGGTGGATAGGCGCCCTGCCTCTGGGAGATGTCGGGGCCGTTCACTCCCGCCGCGCAGACGGCAATCAGGACTTCGCCCGGCCCGGGCTTTGGCGTAGGGGCAATTGTGGGCGTGAGAACCTCGGGGCCGCCCGGCGCCGAAATCTCGATCGCCCGCATCTGGTCTGGAATAGTCATGGACGCCATCTTAATCGCGCGCCAGAATGGGCCAAGAGCAAATTTGAGGAGATCAGCATGGAAGACGATGTCGTACGCCGCATGCCGGTCCATGAGGTCGGTATGCCCCTCGAGGCGCTGTCGGTCGATGAACTTCAAGACCGCATCGAAATTCTCAAGGCGGAAATTGCCCGATTGGAAACGGCGATCGAAACCAAGAACGCCAGCCGCAACGCGGCCGATGCTGTGTTCAAGTTCTGAGCCTGCGTGTCGCCAGCCGACCGTGTCGTTGCGGCGACAAGCGATCGTCACTTGCCGGTAAGGTTAAAAAAGCGAGTCTCGTTAAGTAAAATTTTACGAGTCCGGTTTAGGTTTTCATTATCCAGCTTGCGCTGGAGTTTTTCAGAGCGGTTCCTTCCCTCTGTTTGACGCCTCCCTGTTAACTTTCGAGAGCCGTTTGCTTGACGGCTCTTTTTTCTTTTCTGGGGCAGGGCGTGCCTGAACCGGATTGCGTTAAGGCTAGTTGCAACTCGCCGGCGGCCCGTGATGACGGGAGGCCGAAAAGCGCATAGAATGCGCTCCAATTATCCGCTGTGATCGAGGAGTGCCCGTGGACGAGATGAAGTCCCCCAGCGATGCCGTTGCATTGACACCCAGGCTGCTGACGTCGGGAGGATTCGATCTTCTCTATCGCGAGGGCATGGGCCTGATCGAGGAGGTGGCGGCCTATCTCGATGGCGAAGGCCGGGGCGAAAGCAAGGCGCTGAGCCGGGATGCAGCTTTTATCTATGCCACCGAGAGCATGCGACTCACCACGCGGCTCATGCAGCTTGCTTCATGGTTGTTGCTGCAGCGCGCCGTCAACGAGGGCGAGATTTCGCCCGAGCAGGCGCGCAGCGAAAAATCCAAGGTCAAGTTCTCGGCCCTTCCCTCGGATCGGGGCGGTCCGGGCTGGGACGACATACCCGAAACCATGAAGGCCTATATCGCCAAGGGCGACCGCCTGTTCGAGCGTGTGGTGAAATTCGACCGTATCGAGCGCGGCGAGGAATTGCCTGCCGAACCGGAAGGGGAAAATGCACTTTCGGCGCAGATGGACCGGCTCAAGGCGGCGTTTGGCGGGCTCTGATCTGCCCGAAAGACAGACATAAAAAAGCCCGGCGCGATGGCCGGGCTTTTTATTGGCAAGGTCTTGGGTCTTACGAACCCAGGATGCCCTTGAACTTTTCCTTGAAGCGCGACACGCGGCCGCCACGGTCGACGAGCTTGCCCTGACCGCCGGTCCAGGCCGGGTGGGTCGTGGGGTCGATGTCGAGGGTCAGCTTGTCGCCTTCCTTGCCGTAGGTCGAACGGGTCTTGTATTCGGTCCCGTCGGTCATCGCCACGGTGATGAAATGGTAGTCGGGGTGGATGTCTTTTTTCATGTGTCTCGGGCCCTAAATCAAACGGGCGCTGCCGCGCCCGGACGAAACGTCTCGCAAATTCGTTGGCGGCCTTTTACAGAATGCAGCGCGTCAGCGCAAGGGGCGGCATGAAAGCGCATAAGTGGGCAAGCAAACTTGCCCCCGGGCTGGTCAGGGACTATCTAGGCGCAAACAGGAATAGCCCGATATGTCGGAAACCGCTGCCAAATCCGCCCCAACCGACGCCGAAAGCGAGGTGCCTCGGTTAAAGGCGGGTGCTCAACCCTCCTCGCTCCAGCCATTGAGCCGATTGCTGCCCTATCTGGGGCGCTATCCTTTGCGCCTTGTGCTGACGCTGGCCTTTCTGCTGATTGCAGCGATCGCCTCGCTTTCGATTCCCTATTTTGCCGGCAGCTTTATCGATGAAGGGTTCGTCACCGAAAATTTCGAGGTCGTTTCGTCCTATGCCTGGCTGATCATCGTCATCGGCGCGGTCATGGCGATTTCGGCCGGGGCGCGGTTTTACCTGATCTCGGTGATCGGGGAACGGGTTATCGCCGATCTGCGTCAGGACGTCTTCAACCATCTGCTCACACTCGACGCGACGTTTTTCGACGTTAACCGGGTGGGGGAATTGACCTCACGGCTCAATGCCGATGTTGCGGTGATCCGCAGCGCGGTGGGGTCGTCGGCGTCGTTGGCCCTGCGGTCGCTGATCCTGATGGTCGGCGCGCTGTTCATGATGTTCTTGACTAATTTCCAGCTGGCGCTGGGCGTCATTGTCGTCATCCCCATAATCGTCTTCCCGCTCGTTGCCATGGGGCGGCGCATGAAGAAGGTTTCGCGGGTGACCCAGGACACGCTGGCCGACCTTTCGGCCATGGTCACAGAGACATTGTCTTCGGTCAAAACCGTCAAATCCTTCGTGCAGGAGGAAAGCCAGCAGCAGCTTTTCCAGGGATATGCCGAAACCACCTACCGGGCCGAACTCAAACGGCTCCTGACCCGCTCGCTGCTCATCGGCATCGTGATGTTTGTGACCATGTCGGCGCTGGTCGTTTTGGTCTGGCTGGGCAGCCAGGCGGTGTTTGCCGGGATGATCAGCGTGGGGGAGGTCGTCCAGTTCGCCATCTATGCGGTGATCGCGACCAGTGCGCTGACCAATATGAGCGATCTGTTCGGCACTCTGCAGCAGGTTTCGGGAGCAACCGAGCGGCTGATCGAATTGCTCGATACACGTTCGAGCCTGCCTATCCGCCCCGATCCGGTGGCCATGCCCGTGCCGCCACTGGGGAAAGTGGCGTTCGAGACTGTCGATTTCTCTTATATGACGCGCGACGATGCACCGATCCTGTCCCAGCTTTCCTTTGCAGTCGAGCCGGGTGAGACGGTTGCGCTGGTGGGGGCCTCGGGGGCGGGAAAATCGACCGTGTTCGCGCTCTTGCAGCGGTTCTATGACGTCAATTCCGGTCGCATTGTTGTCGATGGTGTCGATGTCCGCGATGCCAACCCCGCCGACCTGCGCCAACGGTTTGCCTCGGTCGATCAGGAGCCTGTGATCTTTGCCGGCTCGATTGCCGACAACATCCGCTTTGCCAAACCCGACGCGACCATGGAGGAAATCCGCACCGCCGCCGACGCGGCGCTGGTGACGGGGTTTGTCGAAGATCTTCCGAAGGGTTTCGATACGCTGGTGGGCGAGCGTGGCGTCATGCTTTCGGGCGGACAGAAACAGCGCGTGGCGATCGCCCGGGCGCTGCTCAAGGACGCGCCGATCCTGCTGCTCGACGAAGCGACCAGCGCGCTCGATGCGCAAAGCGAGCACCTCGTGCAAAAGGCCCTCGAACGTCTGATGGAGGGACGAACCACGCTGGTTATTGCCCACCGGCTTGCAACCATCCGTAATGCGGACCGCATCCTGGTGCTCGAAAAAGGCCAGTTGATCGACGAGGGTACGCACGACCAACTGGTCAAGAAAGGCGGGCGCTATGCCGAACTGGCAAAGCTGCAATTCCGCTTGAACGACAAGGCGCTGGCGGGCTAGGCGCCGTGCGGTCCGTAAGGCCGGGTCAAGCTTCCGTAAGTTTGAACTCGATGCGCCGATTGCGGCGATAGGCCTCTTCAGTGTCGGCAGGGTCGAGAGGTGCGTATTCTCCGAACCCGGCAGCCAGCAGCCGATTGGGCGACACGCCCTGTTCGACGAGCAGCTTGGCGACCGAGATGGCGCGCGCCGCTGAAAGCTCCCAGTTTGAAGGGAATTGCGGCGTCGAGATCGGGCGCCGGTCTGTATGCCCGTCGATGCGCAGCACCCAGGGGATATCGGCGGGGATTTCGTTTTCCAGTTCCAGTATCGCATCGGCCAGTGCCGTGATCTGGGATTGACCCTCGGCGGAAATCTGGGCCTGACCCGCGTCAAACAGAACTTCGGACTGAAACACGAAACGGTCGCCAACCACCTGAACGTCCGAACGGCCCTCGAGGATTTCGCGCAGACGGCCAAAGAAATCCGAGCGATAGCGGGAAAGGTCCTGCACGCGCTGGGCGAGGGCCAGATTGAGGCGGCGGCCCAGATCGGCGATCTGGGTCCGGCTTTCGGTGTCGCGCAATTCCGATGCCTCAAGCGCCGCTTCGAGCGCGCCGATCTGCTGGCGCAGCGCCGCAAGTTGCTGGTTGAGCAGCGCCACCTGTGCCTGGGCTTCCGAGGACAGCTCGCGCTCTTCGGATAGCTCGGTTTCGAGCCCTGCTATGGTTGAATCATAGTCGGAGATGCCCTCACCAAGTCCGGCCAATTCGCTTTGCAGACTGTCGCGCTCGGCTTCGACGCCGGCAAGCGTTGCAGAGAGCGAGGAAATGGAAAGCTCTAGTTCTTCGGAATTGGCGCGCTCGAGTTGGAGAAGTTCGGTCAACTCGGCGATCTGGGCGTTGAGCCGGGACAGCGCGGTGTCACGGCCAAGAATTTCCTGATTGAGGAAAAACTGGGCGATCATGAACAGCGAGAGCAGAAAGATGATGACCAGCAGAAGGCTCGACAGGGCGTCGACATAGCCAGGCCAGTAGCTGGGGCGTTCAGCAGAAGAGCGTCCGCGGACGAGTGCCATGGGCGAGGGGTCCTAGTTCTGGCCGTCGCGGGGACGGTCATTGTCCTGCAGCAGGGTGTCGATAAGCGACGTCAGGCGTTTGTTGACCTCGGCCTGTTCGGAGATGTGGGCGCGCAGATCTTCCTGTTCTGCCCTAATATGCTTGACCAGCCCATCGATGCCCTTGGCCAGTTCGGCCATGGCGCGAATGGCGTTCTGGGAAGAGTTCTGAGTCTGCATGGTCGCGCCAAGCCGCTCGAACATCTGCTGCATTTCGGGGCCCGAAACACCGAAATTGTTGGCCTGCATTGTGGCGATGGGATGGTCGAGCTCGGTCATCGAACTCATCCAGTCCTCAAGATCGGTGTAGAACGCGTTCTGGGCCTGGCCGGCCTGCAGGTCGAGAAAGCCAAGTACCAACGATCCCGACAGGCCGAACAGCGAGGATGCGAAGGCGATGGACATGCCGCCCAGCGGGGCCTCGAGTCCATCTTTTAGGTTGCCGAAAATGTTGGTGGTATCGCCCGAGGTAACGTCGAGGTTTTGAATCACGCCTGACACGGCGCCCACAGTCTGGAGCAAGCCGTAGAACGTTCCGAGCAGACCCAGGAAGACGAGCAGACCGGTAAGATAGCGAGCAGTATCCTTGGCCTCGTCAAGACGTATGCCCACCGAATCGAGGATGGAGCGCATGGAGGCGGGGGTAATGACCGTTTCGCCGAGCTTGTCGCGCATGATGGCGGCGACGGGGGCGAGCAGGACGGGCGCACGCCGGAGTTGGCCCGCATTGCCTTCCTGAAGCGAATTGACCCAATTGACCTCGGGGAACAGGCGGATCACTTGCCGGAACGAGAGGATGATGCCCACCAGCAAAACGAACAGAATCATGCCGTTGATGAACGGGTTGGACCAGAACGCGTCTAGCAACTGGGGGAGCAGGATGATCGCCACCATCGCCACCAGGACGAGGAAGATGACCATCTTGATGAGATAGACCAGAGGATTGGCGAGGCGATACGGGTCGTATGATTGCGTCATAAAGGGCCGGCTCCTGGCAGCGCTACCGGTCAAACGACCAGTGGCGTGTCAAATTTGCGCCAGCTTAGTCAGACCATAGTGACCTGACAATGACTTGAGGTGTGGTTAAGGAAAAGTAACCGTCACCGGGGAAACCCCAAAACTGCTATTTAACCGCCTGGATGGCCTTGAGCAGTTCGCGCTGGATCGGCTCGTTGCCAGCAACCACTTCACCTTTCGCAACCGCGTCGTTGCCACCGGCAAAGTCGGTGAGGAATCCGCCGGCTTCCTTGACCAGCAACAGGCCCGGCGCCACGTCCCAGGGCTTCAGGCCCGCTTCCCAGACCCCATCGAACCGGCCGGCGGCCAGCCAGGCGAGGTCCATCGAGATCGAGCCGGAGCGCCGAATGCCGGAAACGGCGGGCGTGATATGCGCAAGCTGGCGCAGTTGCAGGGCGTCGAGCGCCCGGCCTTGCGAATTGATGCCGGTGCACATGAGCGCTTCGGACAGATGCTTGCGGCCCGCAACCCGCAGGCGGCGGTTGTTGAGCCAGGCGCCATTACCCTTTTCGGCGGTGAACAACTCGTCCATCACCGGATTATAGATGACCGAGGAGACGATCTCGCCATTGCGTTCGAGCGCGATGCAAACGGCAAAAATGGGGACGCCGTGCAGAAAATTGGTCGTGCCGTCGATGGGGTCGATGATCCAGCGGTGCATGCCGTCGGTGCCCTTGATCTCCCCGCCTTCTTCCATGAGGAAGGAATAGGTGGGGCGGGCCTTCATCAACTCGTCCATGACGACCTTTTCGGCGCGCTTGTCGGCGACCGAAACATAATCGGCCGGACCCTTGCGCGAGACCTGCAGGTTTTCGACCTCGCCGAAATCGCGGATCAGGCCCTTGCCGGCCTTGAGAGCCGTGTTGACCATGATGTTCATCAGCGCTGAGCGAGCCATGGCGGTGTCCTTGTGCTTGCTTTTTGTTCCGGCCGGGAGGCGATTGTGCGGTGCTCTCTAGCACGCGGCGCCTTGCGGTC
This genomic window contains:
- a CDS encoding NAD(P)H-quinone oxidoreductase, with the protein product MTIPDQMRAIEISAPGGPEVLTPTIAPTPKPGPGEVLIAVCAAGVNGPDISQRQGAYPPPADSSPLPGLEVSGIIAALGEGETRFAPGDEVVALCNGGGYAAYVAVPAGQVLPKPKNWSHIEAATLPETFFTLQQTLIERAGLTTGQTVLVHGGSGGIGASAIQLCRLFGATAIATISSGQKAEYARAMGAAHTIDYTSEDFVERTRALTEGRGADIVIDIIGGDYANRNLKACAYGGHIIQLAIRGGAKAEINLGLILMNALTVSGSTLRPQSAATKARFAQALRARIWPAIEAGTIIPPHIMTFPLESAADAHRAMEAPDHYGKIVLMVGDHERSPL
- a CDS encoding DUF1192 domain-containing protein; translated protein: MEDDVVRRMPVHEVGMPLEALSVDELQDRIEILKAEIARLETAIETKNASRNAADAVFKF
- the rcdA gene encoding protease adaptor protein RcdA — translated: MKSPSDAVALTPRLLTSGGFDLLYREGMGLIEEVAAYLDGEGRGESKALSRDAAFIYATESMRLTTRLMQLASWLLLQRAVNEGEISPEQARSEKSKVKFSALPSDRGGPGWDDIPETMKAYIAKGDRLFERVVKFDRIERGEELPAEPEGENALSAQMDRLKAAFGGL
- the rpmE gene encoding 50S ribosomal protein L31, coding for MKKDIHPDYHFITVAMTDGTEYKTRSTYGKEGDKLTLDIDPTTHPAWTGGQGKLVDRGGRVSRFKEKFKGILGS
- a CDS encoding ABC transporter transmembrane domain-containing protein, with protein sequence MSETAAKSAPTDAESEVPRLKAGAQPSSLQPLSRLLPYLGRYPLRLVLTLAFLLIAAIASLSIPYFAGSFIDEGFVTENFEVVSSYAWLIIVIGAVMAISAGARFYLISVIGERVIADLRQDVFNHLLTLDATFFDVNRVGELTSRLNADVAVIRSAVGSSASLALRSLILMVGALFMMFLTNFQLALGVIVVIPIIVFPLVAMGRRMKKVSRVTQDTLADLSAMVTETLSSVKTVKSFVQEESQQQLFQGYAETTYRAELKRLLTRSLLIGIVMFVTMSALVVLVWLGSQAVFAGMISVGEVVQFAIYAVIATSALTNMSDLFGTLQQVSGATERLIELLDTRSSLPIRPDPVAMPVPPLGKVAFETVDFSYMTRDDAPILSQLSFAVEPGETVALVGASGAGKSTVFALLQRFYDVNSGRIVVDGVDVRDANPADLRQRFASVDQEPVIFAGSIADNIRFAKPDATMEEIRTAADAALVTGFVEDLPKGFDTLVGERGVMLSGGQKQRVAIARALLKDAPILLLDEATSALDAQSEHLVQKALERLMEGRTTLVIAHRLATIRNADRILVLEKGQLIDEGTHDQLVKKGGRYAELAKLQFRLNDKALAG
- a CDS encoding peptidoglycan -binding protein, which gives rise to MALVRGRSSAERPSYWPGYVDALSSLLLVIIFLLSLFMIAQFFLNQEILGRDTALSRLNAQIAELTELLQLERANSEELELSISSLSATLAGVEAERDSLQSELAGLGEGISDYDSTIAGLETELSEERELSSEAQAQVALLNQQLAALRQQIGALEAALEASELRDTESRTQIADLGRRLNLALAQRVQDLSRYRSDFFGRLREILEGRSDVQVVGDRFVFQSEVLFDAGQAQISAEGQSQITALADAILELENEIPADIPWVLRIDGHTDRRPISTPQFPSNWELSAARAISVAKLLVEQGVSPNRLLAAGFGEYAPLDPADTEEAYRRNRRIEFKLTEA
- a CDS encoding flagellar motor protein MotA; its protein translation is MTQSYDPYRLANPLVYLIKMVIFLVLVAMVAIILLPQLLDAFWSNPFINGMILFVLLVGIILSFRQVIRLFPEVNWVNSLQEGNAGQLRRAPVLLAPVAAIMRDKLGETVITPASMRSILDSVGIRLDEAKDTARYLTGLLVFLGLLGTFYGLLQTVGAVSGVIQNLDVTSGDTTNIFGNLKDGLEAPLGGMSIAFASSLFGLSGSLVLGFLDLQAGQAQNAFYTDLEDWMSSMTELDHPIATMQANNFGVSGPEMQQMFERLGATMQTQNSSQNAIRAMAELAKGIDGLVKHIRAEQEDLRAHISEQAEVNKRLTSLIDTLLQDNDRPRDGQN
- a CDS encoding inositol monophosphatase family protein, coding for MARSALMNIMVNTALKAGKGLIRDFGEVENLQVSRKGPADYVSVADKRAEKVVMDELMKARPTYSFLMEEGGEIKGTDGMHRWIIDPIDGTTNFLHGVPIFAVCIALERNGEIVSSVIYNPVMDELFTAEKGNGAWLNNRRLRVAGRKHLSEALMCTGINSQGRALDALQLRQLAHITPAVSGIRRSGSISMDLAWLAAGRFDGVWEAGLKPWDVAPGLLLVKEAGGFLTDFAGGNDAVAKGEVVAGNEPIQRELLKAIQAVK